A section of the Phaseolus vulgaris cultivar G19833 chromosome 8, P. vulgaris v2.0, whole genome shotgun sequence genome encodes:
- the LOC137826223 gene encoding uncharacterized protein has protein sequence MPEPHEPFQPPTPKKKREVPVDDPMASLRLIASQIGNDPFPVPWDNTFFQINTELPLMIYNTDLSEFISGNQELNISIIQFFMMFLHRVCITEGKENMYGFVDPAYTNPVGPNSTETQAYITNILEKEGKQIYLCPYINEHHWQLLVLSMVDKTAVWFCSLHKKMPTKFKDIIDT, from the exons atgcccgaacctcat gaaccttttcagccaccaactccgaaaaagaagcgtgaggttccagttgacgatcctatggcttccctacgtctcattgctagtcagattggcaatgatccttttccagttccgtgggataatacattttttcaaatcaacactgaactgccactgatgatttacaacacagatttatcagaatttatatctgggaaccaggagctcaatataagtataattcaattttttatgat gtttttgcatagagtctgtatcactgaggggaaggaaaatatgtatggattcgtagatcctgcatatactaatcccgttggaccaaactcaactgagactcaagcatacatcactaacatcctggaaaaagagggaaaacaaatttatttatgcccttacattaatga gcatcattggcagttacttgtcttatcaatggttgataagactgctgtgtggttctgttccctacacaagaagatgcccacaaaatttaaggatatcattgatacgtaa
- the LOC137824988 gene encoding uncharacterized protein: protein MENPPSASTPFVSAGEGPPSTASIAEAAPGGDEGAHNSSIIITESPTSPPRQEAPLAQPIQEGGGESQHQAPSAPPPTAAASLPPLVKEVWGPFTAKLKMMAKDLPKIITKVVKSSNKKLQDEISTLQEENRLIRIEAEKLSCNLMMAEIDHSRVEDAMSAELRVVCKEASDLRQKLHLLAQEKIELVPYRLKVANLEALMKADAAKVDNLEKRSADREVLLGKVEKERDDAVDELAKAREENEKIAAVLAQARDEGKKVADDLAQARGETEELKKRADELKQQTEGLKQQNEELELSSAQVLVAGFDAALEQVACQYPELDLSMVSICNEVVDGKIVPSED from the coding sequence atggagaaccctcctagtgcctccacgccgttcgtatctgctggagagggtcctccttcaaccgcctCAATTGCTGAAGCCgcaccaggtggggatgaaggcgctcacAACTCATCGATAATCATAACCGAGTCCcccacttcaccaccacgccaggaagccccccttgctcaaccaattcaagagggtggtggtgagagtcagcaccaggctccttcagcacctccaccaacagcAGCTGCAAGCCTTCCCCCCCTGGTCAAAGAAGTCTGGGGGCCTTTCACAGCTAAGCTAAAGATGATGGCAAAGGACCTTCCCAAAATCATAACAAAGGTTGTGAAGAGCTCCAACAAAAAGCTTCAGGACGAGATCTCCACTCTCCaggaggagaatcgcctgataaggatcgaggcggaaaaGCTGTCTTGCAACCTGATGATGGCAGAAATCGAtcactcaagggtggaggacgccatgagtgcCGAGTTGAGGGTTGTGTGCAAGGAGGCCTCAGATctgcgccagaaactgcacctcctagctcaagagaaaatcgagctggtTCCTTATAGGCttaaggtggccaacttggaggcattgatgaaagcggatgcagccaaggtagataaccttgaaaagaggtcggctgatcgggaggttctccttggaaaggtcgagaaggagagggacgacgccGTGGACGAGCTCGCCAAGGCTCGAGAGGAAAACGAGAAAATTGCTGCAGtgctggcccaggcgcgggacgaaggcaagaaggttgctgacgacCTTGCTCAGGCTCGTggggaaactgaagaactgaagaaacgagctgacgagctgaagcagcaaaccgaggggctcaaacaacaaaacgaagagctcgaactaagctccgcccaagtccttgtCGCCGGATTCGACGCCGCCCTAGAGCAAGTCGCCTGCcagtaccccgagctcgacctctccatggtgtcgatatgtaatgaagtggtggatgggaagatcgtgccttctgaagattag